The Xanthomonas sontii genome contains a region encoding:
- a CDS encoding beta-galactosidase: MKRRAFCRFGLLAPLGLAAMPMLRAAVPTSAPVPDGRPHAFGFAQGRFTLDGQPWQIRSGELHPLRIAKADWLHRIRMAKAMGLNTIALYLMWNALETAPGQFDLDSGERDFVGFIRLCQQEGLWVYLRPGPYVCGEWTLGGLPPYLLREANIRLRDRHDARYMAAVERYIGAIAPRIAPLMASAGGPVLMLQIENEYSMHGSDVGYLQALAALWRAHGVEGPFSLAEGLKDLRRRQAMLPGAALGLDGPDLHDLQAATAFAGQAPVWVSEGYPGWLTHWGEPKFARRDYAPLLRRIAAAGYSFNLYVVHGGTNFGLSAGANAEDDGSQFQPALTSYDYGAPIDEAGRATPAYFTLRKIIAAQADTPPPPLPAAPRRAHFDAVQARPVAALWDNLGPALQTDTPIDNQRLLGQDQGLVLYRRRIGAGQSLHLGQVHDYAVVHLDGRELDHVSRVRHPRLHSALHLRLPDAAQETRELEVLVDSFGHINFGPALGDRKGLLGPVRLDGQELHGWEVRGLALDADPTPSLRPLQAPPQRPGLFFATEFTLDQPGDVHLDMRDWRKGYLWVNGRLLGRYWDIGPQQCLYCPGAWLRAGANQVLILDLHRLQPGVVRCADALVPTPAMQPVASLPSPQDRACT; encoded by the coding sequence TTGAAACGCCGCGCCTTCTGTCGGTTCGGCTTGCTGGCGCCATTGGGCTTGGCGGCGATGCCGATGCTGCGCGCAGCGGTGCCAACATCAGCGCCGGTGCCGGACGGGCGGCCGCACGCGTTCGGTTTCGCGCAGGGGCGCTTCACGCTGGATGGGCAGCCGTGGCAGATCCGCAGTGGCGAACTGCATCCGCTGCGGATCGCGAAGGCGGATTGGTTGCATCGCATCCGCATGGCCAAGGCGATGGGGTTGAACACCATCGCGCTGTATCTGATGTGGAATGCGCTGGAAACGGCGCCGGGGCAGTTCGATCTGGACAGCGGCGAGCGCGATTTCGTCGGCTTCATCCGGTTGTGCCAGCAGGAGGGGTTGTGGGTGTATCTGCGCCCCGGTCCGTATGTGTGCGGGGAGTGGACGCTGGGCGGGTTGCCGCCGTATCTGCTGCGCGAGGCGAACATCCGCCTGCGCGATCGCCACGATGCGCGCTACATGGCCGCGGTGGAGCGCTACATCGGGGCGATCGCGCCGCGCATCGCGCCGTTGATGGCCAGTGCCGGTGGGCCGGTGCTGATGCTGCAGATCGAGAACGAGTACTCGATGCACGGCAGCGACGTCGGCTATCTGCAGGCGCTGGCCGCGCTGTGGCGGGCGCATGGGGTCGAGGGGCCGTTCTCGCTGGCCGAAGGGCTCAAGGATCTGCGACGGCGCCAGGCGATGTTGCCCGGCGCCGCGCTAGGCCTCGATGGTCCCGATCTGCACGATCTGCAGGCGGCCACGGCCTTTGCCGGGCAAGCGCCGGTGTGGGTGTCCGAGGGCTACCCCGGCTGGCTCACGCACTGGGGCGAGCCGAAGTTCGCGCGTCGCGACTATGCCCCGCTGCTGCGCCGCATCGCCGCCGCCGGCTATTCGTTCAATCTGTATGTCGTGCACGGTGGCACCAACTTCGGCCTCAGCGCTGGCGCAAACGCCGAGGACGACGGCTCGCAGTTCCAGCCGGCGCTGACCAGCTACGACTACGGCGCGCCCATCGACGAAGCCGGCCGTGCGACGCCGGCCTATTTCACGCTGCGCAAGATCATCGCCGCGCAAGCCGACACGCCACCGCCGCCGCTACCGGCCGCACCGCGGCGCGCGCACTTCGACGCGGTGCAGGCCAGGCCCGTGGCCGCGCTGTGGGACAACCTCGGCCCTGCGCTGCAGACCGACACCCCGATCGACAACCAGCGCCTGCTCGGCCAGGACCAAGGGCTGGTGCTGTATCGGCGCCGGATCGGCGCGGGCCAGTCGCTGCACCTGGGGCAGGTCCACGACTACGCGGTGGTGCATCTGGACGGGCGCGAACTGGACCACGTGTCGCGGGTGCGGCATCCGCGCCTGCACAGCGCGTTGCACCTGCGCCTGCCCGATGCAGCGCAGGAAACGCGCGAGCTGGAGGTGCTGGTCGACAGTTTCGGCCACATCAACTTTGGCCCGGCGCTGGGCGATCGCAAGGGCCTGCTCGGTCCGGTGCGGCTCGATGGGCAGGAGCTGCATGGCTGGGAGGTGCGCGGGCTGGCGCTGGACGCGGACCCGACGCCGTCGCTGCGCCCGCTGCAGGCGCCGCCGCAGCGCCCGGGCCTGTTCTTCGCCACCGAATTCACCCTCGACCAGCCCGGCGACGTGCACCTGGACATGCGCGACTGGCGCAAGGGCTATCTGTGGGTCAACGGGCGCCTGCTCGGCCGCTACTGGGACATCGGCCCGCAGCAATGCCTGTACTGCCCCGGCGCCTGGCTCCGCGCCGGGGCCAACCAAGTGCTGATCCTCGATCTGCATCGGCTGCAACCGGGCGTGGTGCGCTGCGCCGACGCTCTCGTCCCCACGCCCGCAATGCAGCCCGTCGCTTCCCTTCCCTCCCCGCAGGATCGCGCATGCACATGA